The genome window GATAAACTTTTGGCGTGCAATGATTGACGAGGAATAATACGAAAACAGTTTTCAACAAATTGCTTGTACTTTGAAAAGGTTGTCCCTTTTAAAATTTTATCTCCACCATATTCAAAATCATTAAAAAGAGGATGATTAATATGTTGGAAATGCACCCGTATTTGGTGCGTACGCCCCGTTTCAAGCTTACATTCTACAAGACTAATGTATCCAAAGCGTTCCAATACTTTATAATGTGTTTTAGCATGTTTTCCGTATTCTCCATCAGGGAAAACAGTCATAACTTTTCTGTTTTTTAGACTTCTCCCAATATGACCTTCAATACTACCCTGTTCATCTTTTAACTCACCCCAAACCAAGGCATTGTATCTCCTGTCAATAGTTCTATCAAAAAATTGCTTAGACAATGAAGTCATAGCCATCTCATTTTTGGCAATAACCATCAATCCTGTGGTGTTTTTATCAATACGGTGTACTAAACCTGGTCTAGTAATATCGCCACCATTAGCAGGTAAATCTTTAAAGTGATAAGCTAAAGCATTGACCAAAGTACCCGAATAATTGCCATAACCTGGATGAACCACCATTCCGGCTTCTTTATTCAATACAACAAGGTCGTCATCTTCATAGACTTTATCTAATGGAATATCTTGAGGAATAAGTTCAATTTCCCTAGGTGGATTTTTAAACATGACCGTAACTACGTCCTTAGCCTTAACCTTGTAGTTAGATTTTACAGCCTTATCATTAACGTGTATGTAGCCATCAATAGCCGCTTGTTGAATTTTATTTCTAGAAGTGCCCTCAATT of Flavobacteriales bacterium contains these proteins:
- a CDS encoding RluA family pseudouridine synthase, with the protein product MMNEVEEELFEHHRVVADKGQEPLRVDKFLLNRIEGTSRNKIQQAAIDGYIHVNDKAVKSNYKVKAKDVVTVMFKNPPREIELIPQDIPLDKVYEDDDLVVLNKEAGMVVHPGYGNYSGTLVNALAYHFKDLPANGGDITRPGLVHRIDKNTTGLMVIAKNEMAMTSLSKQFFDRTIDRRYNALVWGELKDEQGSIEGHIGRSLKNRKVMTVFPDGEYGKHAKTHYKVLERFGYISLVECKLETGRTHQIRVHFQHINHPLFNDFEYGGDKILKGTTFSKYKQFVENCFRIIPRQSLHAKSLSFSHPRTNEWLSFDSELPDDMKSVIEKWRNYAIHKI